From a region of the Candidatus Zixiibacteriota bacterium genome:
- a CDS encoding electron transfer flavoprotein subunit alpha/FixB family protein produces the protein MKILSIALQKNGSLIGPSFELIEAAKSLGGEMMTAILAENAEPLANELAQRGGGKVLAVSNAALKDYNDQVYAKTLGELIAKYSPDLILGPATFYGSALMSRLAAKTSGNMISDATGLKTDGDNVVVTRPGYGGSVVSEMVKTGAGPLFVSVRGKSFNESKEGSGEVVTETVDASCFESGTTVKEIASGSGGAVTLNEADVIVSAGRGIKGAEHLALIEDLAKALGGATGASRAIVDAGWAPYSMQVGQTGKTVNPKLYFAVGISGAIQHLVGMRSSGTIVAINKDKDAPIFNVANYGIVGDLFEVVPALTAKVKAAQG, from the coding sequence ATGAAGATACTGAGCATTGCACTTCAGAAAAACGGATCGCTGATCGGTCCGTCGTTTGAGCTTATCGAAGCCGCCAAATCCTTGGGCGGTGAGATGATGACGGCGATCCTGGCCGAAAACGCCGAGCCGTTGGCCAACGAGCTGGCGCAACGAGGCGGCGGCAAAGTTCTGGCCGTCTCCAATGCCGCTCTCAAAGATTACAACGATCAGGTTTATGCCAAAACGCTGGGTGAATTGATCGCTAAGTACAGCCCGGATCTGATCCTCGGTCCGGCCACTTTCTACGGCAGCGCTCTGATGAGCCGTCTGGCCGCAAAAACTTCAGGAAACATGATCTCCGACGCTACCGGATTGAAAACCGACGGCGACAACGTGGTCGTAACACGCCCCGGTTACGGCGGCTCGGTGGTTTCCGAGATGGTCAAAACAGGGGCCGGTCCGCTGTTCGTTTCGGTGCGCGGCAAGTCATTCAACGAATCGAAGGAAGGTTCCGGTGAAGTTGTCACAGAAACGGTCGATGCGTCCTGTTTCGAGTCCGGAACGACAGTTAAGGAAATAGCTTCCGGTTCCGGCGGAGCGGTAACGCTCAATGAAGCGGATGTGATCGTGTCAGCCGGTCGCGGTATCAAAGGGGCCGAACATCTGGCGTTAATCGAGGATCTGGCAAAAGCTCTCGGTGGGGCAACGGGCGCCTCACGCGCCATCGTTGACGCCGGTTGGGCGCCGTATTCGATGCAGGTAGGGCAGACCGGTAAAACGGTCAACCCGAAGCTCTACTTCGCGGTAGGTATCTCCGGTGCAATCCAGCACCTCGTTGGAATGCGCTCCTCGGGTACGATCGTGGCGATCAATAAAGATAAGGATGCTCCGATCTTCAACGTCGCAAATTATGGAATCGTCGGCGATTTGTTCGAGGTTGTCCCGGCCCTGACGGCCAAGGTGAAGGCCGCGCAAGGCTGA